The following proteins come from a genomic window of Pseudomonas sp. Z8(2022):
- the murJ gene encoding murein biosynthesis integral membrane protein MurJ gives MNLLKSLAAVSSLTMVSRVLGFVRDTIIARTFGAGVASDAFVVAFKLPNLLRRIFAEGAFSQAFVPILAEYKMQQGEEATRTFIAYVCGLLTLVLALVTASGVLAAPWIVWATAPGFADEAERFELTVDLLRVTFPYILLISLSSLAGAILNTWNRFSVPAFVPTLLNVSMIVFALFLTPYFDPPIMALGWAVLVGGLAQLLWQLPHLKKIGMLVLPRLNFGDLGVWRVLKQMGPAIFGVSVSQISLIINTIFASFLVAGSVSWMYYADRLMELPSGVLGVALGTILLPALSKTYASKNRDEYRHLLDWGLRLCFLLVLPCTLALAILAEPLVVSLFQYGKFTANDSLMTQQALVAYAVGLLALILVKILAPGFYARQNIKTPVRIAVISLLATQAMNALFVFGLGMAHVGLALAISLAACLNAGLLYWQLRRADIFQPMPGWGMFLFKLIIAVAVMVAVLLGLLQIMPGWAQGDMLVRLLRLGALVAAGLVAYFGMLLILGFRPRDFARRAL, from the coding sequence ATGAATCTGCTCAAATCCCTGGCCGCCGTCAGCTCCCTGACCATGGTGTCGCGCGTGCTGGGGTTCGTGCGCGACACCATCATCGCCCGCACCTTCGGTGCCGGAGTGGCTTCGGATGCCTTCGTGGTGGCGTTCAAATTGCCCAATCTGCTGCGCCGCATCTTCGCCGAAGGTGCCTTCTCCCAGGCCTTCGTACCGATTCTGGCGGAGTACAAGATGCAGCAGGGCGAGGAGGCCACCCGAACCTTCATTGCCTACGTCTGCGGCTTGCTGACTCTGGTGCTGGCGCTGGTTACGGCCAGCGGCGTGCTCGCCGCGCCCTGGATCGTCTGGGCCACGGCGCCGGGCTTCGCCGATGAGGCCGAGCGCTTCGAACTGACCGTCGATCTGTTGCGGGTGACCTTCCCTTATATATTGCTGATCTCCCTGTCATCGCTGGCTGGGGCCATTCTCAATACCTGGAACCGGTTCTCGGTGCCGGCGTTCGTGCCGACCCTGCTCAACGTCAGCATGATCGTCTTCGCCTTGTTCCTGACGCCCTATTTCGATCCGCCGATCATGGCGCTGGGCTGGGCGGTGCTGGTCGGCGGCCTGGCGCAGCTGCTCTGGCAGCTGCCGCACCTGAAGAAGATCGGCATGCTGGTGCTGCCACGCCTGAATTTCGGTGACCTCGGCGTCTGGCGCGTGCTCAAGCAGATGGGGCCGGCGATCTTCGGTGTGTCGGTGAGCCAGATTTCGCTGATCATCAACACCATCTTCGCCTCCTTCCTGGTGGCGGGTTCGGTGTCCTGGATGTATTACGCCGACCGCCTGATGGAGCTGCCCTCGGGCGTGCTGGGCGTGGCACTGGGCACCATCCTGCTGCCGGCGCTTTCCAAGACCTACGCCAGCAAGAACCGCGACGAGTACCGGCACCTGCTCGACTGGGGGTTGCGCCTGTGCTTTCTGCTGGTGCTGCCTTGCACCCTGGCGCTGGCGATCCTCGCCGAGCCGCTGGTGGTCTCGCTGTTTCAGTACGGCAAGTTCACCGCCAATGATTCGCTGATGACTCAGCAGGCGTTGGTGGCTTACGCGGTCGGTCTGCTGGCGCTGATTCTGGTGAAGATCCTCGCGCCGGGTTTCTACGCCCGGCAGAACATCAAGACGCCGGTGCGTATCGCCGTGATCAGCCTGCTGGCGACTCAGGCAATGAACGCGCTGTTCGTTTTCGGTCTGGGCATGGCGCATGTCGGCCTGGCGCTGGCGATCAGCCTGGCGGCCTGTCTGAATGCCGGCCTGCTGTACTGGCAACTGCGCCGCGCCGATATCTTCCAGCCGATGCCGGGCTGGGGAATGTTCCTGTTCAAGCTGATTATCGCAGTGGCGGTGATGGTCGCCGTGTTGCTCGGGCTGCTGCAGATCATGCCGGGCTGGGCGCAAGGGGATATGCTCGTGCGCCTGTTGCGTCTCGGCGCTCTGGTGGCTGCCGGGCTGGTCGCCTAC